ACTACGGATAAGCACAAGTACCGCGGTGACGGCACGGCGGTCATCGCCGCTACGACGCGCGCGAACACAGTACTGGCGCCGCAGAGTCTGCTAGCTGATAAGACCAATCAGCCTGCCAAGGGCCCGCCCAATTTCAGCTTGATGGGTCAGCCAGACATCTACAATGCAACAAACCTTGAAAAGCACATGAAGCAACCTTTGAAGGAGTACGCTAAGGAGAACCTCTTGCTGCAACAGGAGTTGATCGCGATGACCCCAGGAGGTTGGCGCGCCTGTGATGCCAAGACTGGAGAGGTCATCGATGACGACCATAAGCTCTTCAAGGAGGCCTGCGACATCATCAAGAAGTACATCGAGGGTACTAACGACAAGTGGTACCACAACGAAGTGCTTCGTGCACAACAACAAGCTCTACCCCGTACACTCTTGAGAAACGACCCACTGAAATGGGTCCAAAAGAGGCTATCTTCGAGACCTGAGGCAAAGCGCAAGCCTCGAAAAGGCACCAAGAAGCAACAAATACCAACAGCTGAGCCGCAACGCCGGTTTTGTCTCGTCCATAAGTCACAGTTCCATTCGGATACGTACTTTGAGGGTTTTGGGGATCCCCCTAGTGTTGATGAGAAGGGCGACGAGTCAAGCGAGCCTCAGAAGCACGACTCGATGTCTCCAGTGGAAGATAGAGAATTGCCTATAGTCGAGTGGCTTCACTCTCTTGCCTTCAGCCTTGAACGGGTCGTCGAGAAATGATGGGGTCCTGGGATCGAGAGAGGATTCGGAGCACAAATGCTGGTCATTTAGTGCATAGTCGACCGTGAGGTAAGACTCGCATGGTGTATGTAGAACATCGCTATCATACAAAGACCGGAGCACTTTGAATTTTACTCGGCTAAAGCAGCTTAATAAGACTTCATAGCAGCAGTCAGGACGAGCAGCAGACCCATTGTCGAGTCACGTTTGCTGTTTGTGGGCACTTCTATACAATAAAGTCCATGAGGACGTTGATCACAAACGCGAATACACTACAGCATTTTGGTTCTTTCATTGTCACTTTCTTAGAGCTACAGCGTGTCATCGACGATTCTAGTCGCTATTTCGTGGACAGGAAGTTTGCATTCACCGCTTTCACGTGCAAATTGTCAATCCGCCGATGTTTCGCCGCAACGGCAAACAATTCCACTTGCTTTTTAAAAGCCCGTCCTCACAGAGACACAACCTTGGAAATCCGCGACATCAACATCGAGACCAGCACGGCTGACCACGATACTACCATCACCACCAATATTATTACCTCATACATTCAGTAAGTCATCGAACTCGTATATATCTTTGAGACTACCCTCCTTACACTGCCACCAAGGCACCAATGATTTCCAACAGTCCCGTCAACCGCGCTGCTTCTGGCGCAGCTCCACAAACTGGAGGACCTACCGCCGCCGATGGCAGCCCTCTCAGTCGCTCGGCCATGGTCGACACCGACCAAGGAAACGCACAGCACATCGATACCGACGCTTTCATCACGGCCAACATCCCACAGATCGACAACGAGAACATCGTCAAGGACGGTGTCTATCTCGGTGTAGGCGCTGATGTCACAGCCGAGAAGGGCCAGCGCGGTCTGACTTCGTCGCACATCAGCGCGATGCAGGACGAGGCATTGACAGGCAACTTCTACTTGCCTGCCGAAGGTGGCAAGAAGCCTGTCACTGCGGACGGAGGTGAGGACGAGGACGGAGAGGATGAGGAAGACAAGGAAGACGCGGAGGATGAGGACCGTGGTACAGCAGCTGTTCTCCAAAAGAGAAACGACAGCGCCGCTGCTCGTCGTGCTACTATCGAAGACGACTCGGAAGGGAGTGACGAGAACGAGGACGAGGCAGGCGACGTTGCTACACCTATCAGAACTAAAGCCAACACCAACCCACCCAAGCAGGCTGCTCGTCGTGTCTACACCGAGAGTAGGGGCGAACGCTTCAACACTGCCTGGGTCGACGAGCACCCAGACGAAGACTACACCCACAAGGGCAAGGGTTGGTGGGCTCGAGGTTTGCCCCAGCCGGGTGACAACGCGAAGAGCGGCGTGAGGGGACCGGGCGCGGCCGCCTGGAAGGCTGTCAACACGGGCAAGAAGTGAATGGGGCCAGGGACGTGTGGTCCTTTGGACTCGGCATCGGATGCGAGGCGTAGCGGGATGCTGAATGCGCTTCGAGGCCATGACGGCGAGCACTGGCGGTTGTAGTAAATGCTATGACCACTCAGAGCACTGAAGCTGTGTATACCTAGACTGCGCTCGAATAACGGTTGCAAATGTTTGGAAAAAGGTCCACGTGCAGCTGAAAGAAAGCCTGCGGTCGGCtcggctatatatatagcgtCTCGCTTCGAGACGAGGCACATTGACAACCCAAACGCCACTCACTCATGTTCACATCTCTTCCAACGCGACTCAACCTACTGATACTGATACATTATGCTTTGAAATTGCTGACTGTCTCTGATCTGTATAGAGTGGCCGAAATGACCATGATCTTGCGAAGAGTGGCACGCACGATGTCCAACCTTATCCGTCCGTTGTGCGAGAATGCTCGTCCATAGAATCAGCAAGGCCATGGCCGATGGTTTTTCGTGGCTCTCTGGCCAGAAATCGCTGGGTGGGGCTCTCACGAGTCCTGCTGGGTTCGACTGGGATACGGTTAGAGTACCGTGACATTGTCTGGGCAGCACGCTAATTTGGCAACCAGATCGAGGCTCACAAGCACTTCGTATGGCAGCCATGCTTCCGCGATTTTGAATGTGCCAGGCTCCAGGTTCCGATGGACTGGCAGGGGACGACTTTCGAGGCGGATAGGACTGTAGAGATAGCTGTGATTAAAGTCGAAGCAACTGTGCCAGTGACCGACCCAACTTATGGTGGTGCGGTTGTGCTCAATCCAGGTGGCCCAGGAGGCTCAGGTGTGGACGAGATACTGAATGGCGGTCATCACGTCCGGACGATACTTTCTGCAGGAGCACATGCTGATCGAGACAGTGCGAAGGTAATCAGAGTACACCATAGCCTTTGCTGCTGTGCTAACACCGACAGAACTTCGACATCATCGGTTTCGACCCGCGAGCCATTAACAACACCAGGCCTATCCTCTCTTGCTTTCCAGATCATACAACTGCTGCAGCTCATAACATCGCCGAGGAGACCTATGGCTGGTTCAATACTTCCAACATCGCGTTCGACAATCTCTGGGCTAGCAAGAGAGCAGTGGCTGAAGGTTGCAGCAGAAGAGCTAATAGTGATGGGCTCGCTAAGCATATCTCTACGGCTGCTGTTGCGAGAGACGTCGTCGAGATTTTCGAGCGGCATGGTCAATGGCGAGCGAAAGAGGCAGAAAGACTCTGTCTCCTGAAGCCTCAGGCATGTCGGGCGTTGAGATTGACGAGACGAGAGAACGTACGAGCTATGCCCCTGGCAAAGAAATGGTGCAGTACTGGGGCTTTTCCTATGGCACCGTAATTGGCAGTACTCTTGCCGCAATGTTTCCGGATCGCATCAAGATAATGGTACTGGATGGAGTCGTGCATGGAGAAGACTACATGGGGGCTCGCTGGTCCTCGAATGTATACGAAGTCGATCGAATGCTGCCGCTCCTGGCAAAATACTGCTACCAAGGAGGGCCTACGAATTGTGCTTTGGTCGATACCGAGCGCTATCCTGAATTCCATCAAGGAGACCATGGCTTTGCTGAAGAACAAGCCGATCGCAGTCCTAGCGGATGACGATGGCGGACCAGTGATCATCACATATAGCGACTTGCAGAAGCGCTTCAGGTTCGCTGTCTACAACCCGCTGAACGCTTTTACAGAGCTCCCGAAGATTCTGCGAGAGCTATCGGAGGGCCAAGCAACTATCCTGGCGGAGCAAAAGCGAGCTGCAGATTCTGAGCTGAGGCTGCCACCTAGCGATGGATGCAAACAGAATGGACCTTGGTTGCTCGACTGTGTGAAGCCAGTGGTCAACCTTGGTCTTGACTTCGGTGGTCCAGCTGGCATTGCTTGTTCAGACGGGTCGCCACGAATTAATGAGACAAAAGAGGAGTTTCGCAGCTATATTGATAAGGTCTCGGGTCAAAGTCAGCTTGTTGGCGAGAGCTGGGCAGCTATCATGACTCCATGTACTGCATGGCACGCTCGTCCAGCATACCGTTACGATGGCAACTTCACAAACGACCCAGCACACCCTATTCTATACATTGCAGACACCGTAGATCCGGCAACGCCGCTACCGAATGCTTTCAAAATGGCCGAGCGTTCGAAAAGAGCCTCAATCCTGCATCAAAAGTCCGAAGGCCACTGCTCGCATGCAGCCCCGTCTATGTGTACTGGCAGAGCGATTCGACGGTACTTCCAGGAAGGCGGCGTGGCAAGCGAGAGTGAGGATATGCACGTCCAGTCCTGTCGACCTGACAGAAAGCCATTCGATGGCTACACAGGTGAACATGAGCCGGCTCTACCTAAAGGTGAGACCGATGAAGCTTTGTGGCGTGCACTTGTTGGCATCAATCGAGGCTGGCATGATTGGTGATACAATAGTCTGCAGCTTGACCAGGCATCATGTCGCACTCCTGTCAACCCCTGCCTCCATTTCTGAAGCTGCAATACCTCCACCGGCAAGTTCGTACAAGTAGGTGCCATCTTTCTTGTTAGGGTGAAAAATTCCTGCGGCAAGCTCCGATCTACTGCCGGTCTCGGGTCCTGCCAGTTCACCTGGTTTCGAATGCTCCGTGGAGCCACATGCCTCATACAGTTGGCTCCTATCTAACTCCTGAACCCCGTGATCAGCTTCATCTAGGATATGTTTTTTCTCATGTTCAGCCGCTTGCCTAGCAGCTTCGGAAGTTGCAGCTTTCTTGCGCAGTCTTGAGCTTCGTCGGCGTAAGTAGAACGCCAGTCCCAGTAGCAGCAAGATGGTCAGAATCACACCGACCGCTATACCAGCTATCGCACCAGTGCTCAAGAATACTTCCTTACGTTCAGCCACAAAGCCAGGCGGGAGTATTGTTTTTAGATCCGTGGTAGAGTGCCCAGGAAAAGCTGCTTGGCCAATCGTGAAATTACCACGATCGTAGTCTGCAACAAGGTGCGCCTCTTGCAGAAAGACACGTCCAAGGGTATACTGGGCGCTGTTTTGGGCCCTTTTGAGTGGAAAGTATGGCTGACTAGCATTGACAAAGGGGTGAGTGACATTGACATCGAAGGCTGCGTAGGGCAGGGTGATCGTAGTTGTGGCGTTGCCTCCCACAGAACTGTCGGGCGTCAGACTCAATGTGAAGGTGAAAGTCGGATTCTGAGCACGCAGTCGCTCGTGTGCCGTGTCGTTGAGCAAGTAAAGCTCGGTGGTTTCGTCCCAGACCAATCCAAAAGCAGCCTCAAACGCCTGGCAGACCTCCAACGGAAGCCGAGGATGCGTCACTAGGGAGTCCACGAATGTATGTATTCCTTGAGTGAGTAGAGGTGCGCTGCCGAGCGTATTGAAGGTAATCGATTGCAGACTAACGAGGAGGTCGCGGGAGATGTCGGGTCCGAAAGGTACTGAGATACCTTCTCCGTCCATGCGGCTGGCATCGCAACCTCCGATGGTTACGCTTGCGAAGACTGGCGGCTCTTTGTAGACAGCACCGGCTGTGTATGCCCACTAAGTAGTTGCCACAATGCTGTTATTGACAAGACGACCCAAGAGGCTGGGAAAAGGTTCGTTGAGTGTAGTGAAGTTAATCGGATGTGGACTGAGGCCCAAGCTGCCAAGCCAGAAATCGTTCGTAGCAAAGCCGGCCACGAGGTGACCACTTAGCAGTGGCAGTCCATTTCTCAAGCTGACAGTATCGAAGCCATAGTAGGCATTGCCGTTGAGTCCCAGTTTCGACTCTTCATATGTATCCAGTTCGTATAGACCTCCGTTGGCGAGTCGAGAAGTGGCGAGTCGAGAAGTGGTCCAGGTGGTGGAGCTATTGCGTTCAAACAACCCGCCTCGTGCTTCATCGCAGTCTGCCTCGGGGAGGCTTGGATTGGCCTGAGAACATCCCTCTGGCAGCACGACCCAGATCGCATCTCCAGCAGTCGCTGAGGTTCCAGGAAGCAGTCGCACCTGCTGTGCTGGGGTGCCAACGTCCAGAAAGACAGTAGACCAATGGCCATCATTCCCTTCCCAGTATTGACTTGGCGGGATTGAAAGCGGCTGTGCAGCGGCCCCAGCTTCAACTGTCCTCGAGACCCAAAGAATGGCAAAGCAGCCAAATAATTGTGCATCATGCCTGGTGTACAGGCCGTCGCAAAGAAGAGTAAAGTATGACCCCTCACAGAGTGCATGATTCGAGAGTCCAGGCGTAGCAGGTCTGCCTAAGAATCGGCCCCGGACCTCACAACTCAGGTGTGTTGCACGACATAAGATCCTTCTCGAGCGCGGCCCCCCGCGTGTTAGCGAGCGAAAGCACGACGCCTTACATTGGGCGCCAACGTCCATGTAGCTGGGCTGCAGGGTTCTTCTGACGCTGCTTCTATGTCAATACTCGCCCTGATCCTGACCACATGACTGCTGCACCGAGTCGCGCAGTGTGCATATGCAGTATATTGATACTCAGCCTGACTGCCTTGGCAAAGCCACCCAGTCACACAGCCCGCGCCGGCGGCCAACGAATTTCATTGGAAGTGCGAGGGATGCCGAAAGAATTCCCGGGGGCAGAAGGGCGACAAATTACACGACACATAGCATGTCAGCTCAACGTGTCGGTGGTGGCTCACGGGCTACATCTCTGCCCGTAGCTTGGCTCCTTCCCTCCCCCTGGTTCCTGGTTGCGTTTGGGCGAAGTCGATGCTGTGTTACCTGCTGTAAATATGCATGTAGTGCGACTGATGCTGCACCAGAACACGTCCGCACCTCCAGTCGCACTGTTGGTACACAATCCAGATCAAGTGGCCCAGAACATGTCAGCCTTTTTGACTGCTTCCTCGTGGCATCTCGCAGTTTTTCAGTGAGCATCATGTTCCCAGTCCTCGTCTTGCTAGTCGTCGGTACATCTTCAGCCATCGCATATGACCCGTACACGCCAGCAACCACGTGGGGTAAGATAGTTCTATATGCAAAACCTGGGCATCTTTCAGCGAAAAACGAGAGTCCTGACCTCATCGCAGCGTTTCCCAATGTCAGCGCGCCCGCTCCAACAGTAGCTCTGAGCTGCAATTTCACTGCTTTCGGTCCAACTTGGACCCAATACTACAATAATCCCGGCGGCGGCGACGGAAAAGGACCGTCAACACCAGCCAACCTGACGGGCGTCAGTACGGCGACAAAGTCGTGCGAGGCATGTTGCATTTACAGATTCATCCTGTCTCAACAGTGGACGTGGTCATATCTCTCTCCCACTCCTGTGGTAGTCGGTAGGTGCAGATCCGTCAGCAATGTCGTGGGGCTGTTTGATAAACTGACGATCCAGGCACCGAGATTGTCGTGGTCGACCGGCAGAGAAACCGCACCTCGACTACTACCAAATTGTTAACCACATCTGCAGTCGTTTCTGGGGAGAAATACGGCCCTGATGGCTGGCAGAGGAACGGGACATTCTTCGGGTCCACCCTTTACGCACCTAAAACCCAAACTGTATTCGATCTGAACGGTGACAACCAGACATTGTAAGCCAGGTCCTGCAGCGCACGAAAGCGCATGCCCAGATGATTTCACTGATGCTGGCTGTAGTACTTATCCTACGCCTTTCTCTCAAATTCAGAACTTTCAGAGATGGAAAGGCCAAGTGCCTTTGACTGAGAACGGGACAGTCCTGTGTATCACCAATGATGGGGCAAAATCTCCGCTTCCGACTCCAACGAACACACCGACTTTCGTGCCCGGCTCAGCCGATGCGAATGATCCCAATGGTATATGGTGGACAATGAAGCCAGCTTTTGATCTTGCAAGGAGATTGGACCTGAACAACGTTACCAGCTGGTTCGGCACAGGAGGCGTCGTTTCAGCAGTCAGAGAGTCGTGCTATCAACCGAACATGGCCGCACCTCTGACCAGTGTCAACATTGCTTCTTTTCTGCTTGAGACCACAACCTCTTTTGGCTCAGTCGCGGCGCCAGAATCGGTCAGAAAGCAGGTGACGCCAACACCAATGCCTGTGGTGGAAGACCCGTTTGAGCAGCCTACGAGTGGACGAGCTGCTCCCGACACGCCAGCCTCACCTTTCCCGTCGACTGTGGCAGTGGCTCCAGTCGCGTGGCCGACGCCAGCAGAGGCTGGCCTCTCCAATACAGAAGATCCGGCGGAGAGTTCCGCTCCTGCGCCAACAGCACAGGACAACTCGCCATCGAGACCGCAGCCAGGATCAGATGGGGAGTTCGGAGGCAGTCTGGCTGATGAAGGGCTTGCAGAAGTGACCACTACTCACAACGCCCTCAGCGTGCTCGAGTCAGCCGCCAGCCCAAGCGTGGGACAAGACCAGACCAACCCGGCGCCAGCGACCATGGCGAACATTGGTGATATCATTGCTTCCGCGCTGGGAATGACACTGCAGTCTGACGCAGTCCAAGAAGACTTGAGATCGGTTGTTAGCAGTGCGGATGCTGTTCGTGAGTCAGCCAACACGAAGGAAGGCAGTGTCGAGGCTCAGAACCCTTCTGCCATAGCTACAGCTGGATCACAGACTATCATACCCGGTCCGTCCGGGTCTGGCGTCACCGTCCTTGATGCGCAGTCCACTCAAGTTGTGGTCGCTGGCATCCAGACCACTGTCGGTGGAATGGCTCTCTCGGTGGGACCGGCCAACGTGGTTCTCGGCGAGAGCACAATACCTATGGCCAGGCCAGTTGGACCAGCAGTCGTAGCGGCCGAGGGCCAGGATCTAATGCAAAGCACACGCGTGAGCCAAGGTGCTTTACCAATAGCTACGGTCGGATCGCGGACAATTGGAGCGGATCCGTCGAGTCCGGGTATCGTGGTTGTTGATGCGACGAGTACATACAACCTTGCTCCTGACGCTCAAACTAGCATCGACAATGTGCTTGTATCAGTCGGATCCTCGGATATTGTCATTGATGGCAGCACCCTCCCTGTTCCAGCATTAACAGGAAGCCAGATCACGGAGGATAACATGGAACACGATCCCACTGCCATAGCCACAGTCGATTCACGGACCATTGTAGCTATTCCTTCTGGATCTGGTGTCATCGTGGCGGATGCAATGACCTCCTATACTCTTACGCCAGGGGCCCTTACTAGCATCGGTGAGGTGCCAGTATCCATAGGCGCCGAAGACATTGTCGTTGGCAGTAGCACGATACAGTACCCGTCCTGGCATCAACTGCATCTGCGCTCTCGGCGAGTACTTCCCTGGTTCCGGATCTCGTTGCTGTAGCTACAGTCGCCTCGCGCACTGTCCTGGCTGATCCATCAGGCTCTGGCGTGCTTGTTGTGGACGCAACGACTTCCTATGCTCTGACGCCCGGAGCTCTGACGACCATTGGCGACGTTCCAGTATCAGTCGGCTCTTCAAACATCGTCGCCAGCGGCAGCACCATTGCTGTACCCACGACGAGAGCATCAGGAAGCCAAACAGCGACATCATACACTGGTGTTGCGTCGCGTGATAAGTCGAAGGTGTGCGTATGGTTGACTTTCATGGTACTTTGTCTGGTATTGATGTTGCTGGGATAAGGCTGCTTCGCGTTTCAGCCATCTTCAGGACATACAACCAGTGTATCTTGCCAGTAGACTATCTTGAAATGAATGTAATGTGTTGGATGATATTGTTTCGGTCGCTTGAAGGAGGAAAGAAAGGTCATCAGGTTGACGGAACGAGCTCGAAGCCAAGACCGACGGTGGACACGACATTGACACGAACCAACGCGACACGCGTAGAACTACGACATGGAAGAGTAATTGATGTTGCATGGCATTGTGCTTCGGCTACGACATGCTACGCTTTGTACGACAAGTCCGTAAGACTTACTCAATGCTGAGCTTGGTCCCATTCTCCTTCGCCACAAAGTCCAAGAAAGGCTGCAGCTCAGGCGAACGTACACCATTGACCAAGAACACAGCCGGCTTACCATACGGCGCAGCAACATCAACCTCCTGCCCGCCAGTGTACACGGCACCCGTCCAGACATGCTCGTAAGTCCTGCTGCTGTCGCCAGGGAAGTACACACTAACGCTGAGAGTCTGCGGGTCCAGGACTGGAGCGACATATAAGTGCTCGCCCAAGTAGAAGCTCTCGTAGCTAATTTGTCTCGCACGCAGGTCCGAGGTGTGGTACATCACCGGTGAGCGAAGAAGTGGCCAACCCTTGGTCTCACTCTCCGTCTCCAGGACGTGGCGCCGGTACTTCGCCAACGAGACGAATAAGCGCGTGTTGTAAGCATAGTACTGGTATGTCGTGCTGTTGCTGTAGAACTGGGCGTTGACCTCGGGGACATTGCCCTCGTGCGAGCGGAAGACAGCACTGCTGACCGCGGCCAGCTCGCCCCAGCGACCAAGCAGTTCTGGAGAGCGGGTGACGTTGAAGTCCTGGTAGGTGAGGATGGTGGTGTATCCACCCACATCGGAGTGCTGTTGCGAGTATCCGGAGAGACCCATGTGGACCATGATGGTCACTACTGACTTGATACCATCGTGGACGCCCCAATCGACATTCTGGTCGCCCACCCAGAAGAGGTTCATGTTTCTGTTTGAGGACATTGATGCTGAGCGGTGGAAGAGAAGAGCTTCGTTCTCAAGACCAAGATCTTCGACGACACCGCGTTGGAACTCCGCCCATTGTGCTGGGTATGCATTGTGGTAGAAGAAGGCATCGCTGACCATGTCGTAAAGCTCCGTATCTGCCGCCAGAGGAGTGTACTCGCCAAAGTCGCTCATGAAGCCAGAGATGTTCGCGTTCCAGACCTGGGTTCTGAGTACATCCTCGAACCAGGTCCGCAGTTCGGGGTTGGTCAAATCGATAATTCCAGCTTCGATGCCAGGACCGCTTGAGATCACAGCAGTGTCGTTAATGGTCGTGTTCTGTACGAAATACTGCGCAGCACTCGCTTCGTTGTACAAGCTTCTTCGATAGCCGGTCGACTTTGTGGAGACATTGGCCAAGAAAACGTTGATGTACGAAAGCGTGCGAACATTGTGTTCGTCGCGCAGGTTTTGCACAAAATCGTTCCACGTAGGATAGAGAGTGTCATCATTCTCCCAGTTCCACCAAAGACGACTGATGTTCAGGAACGGACCTTCTTGAGGGTGCGTGCCACACCAGTCTTGGAGCCAAACACCAGCAATGGGACAGCTGATGTCTTTAGTCAAGCCTTGCTCGACAATGCGGTTCACCTTGTCTTGTCCACCCTGTATTCCCAGAATCGCACCTTCATCGACCCACTTCGGTAGTGCTGGCATTTTACCAGTGTACGCGACCAATGCCTCGACAGCATCGAACAGGTTGCCTGCCTGGGTGAAAGCACCGTCCACGCGGAGAGAATCATATCGAATCGTGACCTCCTCAGCTTTAGTGAAGTCGAATACCGCATAACCCGTGCTCTTTTCCGAGAGATAGAAGACTTTGCCTTCTGTAGATACGTAGGTGGGTACACCAGTGTAAGTAGTGAAGTAGTCGCCGCCAGCAATGGACCCGTTGGCATTCTCGATTGATGTGAGAGGTTCATCGCCTCGTCCTACACCTTGCTCGCGGGATAGAATAGGAATGCTCTGGTTCTTGAGCGAACCAAATGATGCTTGTCCGCCGGCGCCATAAAAGTCCTCTGCGGCCGATGACGCAAATCGGAAGTAAACCTTCTTCAGCGGCTGTGCAGAGTTCGATGAAGCCGACACGTCTAGGTAGAAGGCCACACGATCTGTCAAGTTGTCCGGAACCCAGAAGGTTAAGGCATAAGGAGCAGACGCATCCCCACAATTTAGCAGGTGTCCCTTGATTTGAGCTGCTTTCCCAGTGACCGTGCCTTGCCATTCGACCTCACCGACGCTGGTAATGTTCTGGTCGAGGCAtttgtcgatgtcgatgTTCGTGATGTTGAAAGCTCCGCTGGATCCAGTCACTGAATCGTTACCAGCGCTGGCACTGATGAATGGCTGCTCTGGCACAGTGCTCCAGATGGTAGTATCGGCTTTGGCAATCTCGACCTGGCCGTCAGTCCATGACAGCGAGAAGTCCTCGCTCAAGCTCCATGAGTTGGCTGGGCGCGCCGAGAGGATAGACTGCGTCGATGCTGCACATATCGACAAGCTGAACACCGCGACCGAGCTCTGGAAGTGCATGTTGACGATGGTGTCGAGAAGACGGTGGTGACCTACATGATGGGCATCGGCTTCCCTTTGATGCTCGCCGGAGCTTTACCTGTTTACAAAAGGCAACACTCAATGCCTGCAGTTACTGGGGGCACAACCTCGCGTGGAGGTTCACTCATCAGGAACGAAAGCTCCAAAGATCGCGAACTGGTGGAGGATTGGTGGAGCTGTGGGTTGAGGTCATCGAATCCTTGCGAGCACGCAAACGCTTGAAGATCCCCGATGTTCGTCCGACAGAGCAATGAACAACAATCTGTAACGTCCATTTCTCTGCTGGCCACAGGGTGACTTCTACCGTGACACCAAATCGTGGTCGAGGCTCTCGACGGAAGAGACGGAATTGCATTCAGTACTGAAGTCAAGTTGCATCAAGCAGAGACGACCACAATTCACCGCACTCGCTTGGAACAATCCAGCCCAGCGACTCCGGTTCACCCGGTAGGCGCGGCTTCAGTATAGTCATCGCCTCCAACGGTCAAGTGTTCAGCATCTCGCCGATGTCGTCAGCAGGAGGCGACGTCTAAAACAGCGATAGCAGAATGTTGCTCCGCGGATGGAAGCAGCAAGACGAAGCAGGAGAGACTGTTGATGGTGCCAGCATTGCGGCCCCTGGTCAATGGCGGCAGTGTCGATGAACGTGAA
This genomic window from Fulvia fulva chromosome 4, complete sequence contains:
- a CDS encoding Sulfoquinovosidase, whose translation is MHFQSSVAVFSLSICAASTQSILSARPANSWSLSEDFSLSWTDGQVEIAKADTTIWSTVPEQPFISASAGNDSVTGSSGAFNITNIDIDKCLDQNITSVGEVEWQGTVTGKAAQIKGHLLNCGDASAPYALTFWVPDNLTDRVAFYLDVSASSNSAQPLKKVYFRFASSAAEDFYGAGGQASFGSLKNQSIPILSREQGVGRGDEPLTSIENANGSIAGGDYFTTYTGVPTYVSTEGKVFYLSEKSTGYAVFDFTKAEEVTIRYDSLRVDGAFTQAGNLFDAVEALVAYTGKMPALPKWVDEGAILGIQGGQDKVNRIVEQGLTKDISCPIAGVWLQDWCGTHPQEGPFLNISRLWWNWENDDTLYPTWNDFVQNLRDEHNVRTLSYINVFLANVSTKSTGYRRSLYNEASAAQYFVQNTTINDTAVISSGPGIEAGIIDLTNPELRTWFEDVLRTQVWNANISGFMSDFGEYTPLAADTELYDMVSDAFFYHNAYPAQWAEFQRGVVEDLGLENEALLFHRSASMSSNRNMNLFWVGDQNVDWGVHDGIKSVVTIMVHMGLSGYSQQHSDVGGYTTILTYQDFNVTRSPELLGRWGELAAVSSAVFRSHEGNVPEVNAQFYSNSTTYQYYAYNTRLFVSLAKYRRHVLETESETKGWPLLRSPVMYHTSDLRARQISYESFYLGEHLYVAPVLDPQTLSVSVYFPGDSSRTYEHVWTGAVYTGGQEVDVAAPYGKPAVFLVNGVRSPELQPFLDFVAKENGTKLSIE